The Stenotrophomonas maltophilia genome segment TGGTAGCTCTCGGCCGGGTAGAAGCGCTGGCCGCTGACCAGCTGGGTGACGATCGGCGCGCGGAAGCTGCCGGCCTGGCCGAGCTGGGCGATGTAGGCGCGGCTGGCCGCCTGCTGGCGGGCGTCGTCAGTGAAGATCGCCGACCGGTACTGGCTGCCGTGGTCGGGCCCCTGACGGTTGAGCTGGGTCGGGTCGTGCACCACCGAGAAGAACACCTGCATCAACTGCCCATAGCTGACCTGGCGTGGGTCGTAGTCGACCTTCACCGCTTCGGCATGACCGGTCTGACCGCTGCTGACCCGCTCATAGCGGGCATTGGCAGCGCTGCCACCGATGTAGCCGGACACCGCATTGCTCACGCCTTTGACATGCTGGAACACGCCCTGCACGCCCCAGAAGCAACCGCCGGCAAACACCACGCTGGCGTGGGTGGCGTCATCGCGGAACGCAGCGTCGCCCGTGGGTACAGGGAGTGCCTGGGTCTGCGCGCTGGCTTCGACCGGTGCCGCGATGGCGCCATGGTCAACGAGCAGCACGCCGGCGATGAGTGCCGTGGCCACCAGTCCGGCAACGCCAGCGGCAATGCCCTGTTCAAAGGAGAATTTCATCGTGTCCTCCCGGTTCAACCGAAGGTGAAGGCATAGGCCTGCACGCCCGCATCGAGGAATTCGATCTCGAAGCGGTGCGGGCTGACCGTGCCGCGTTGGCGCACCAGCTGGTAGAGGCGGTGCTCGTCGACCACGCCGCTGCCATCGGCGCCGACATCAGTGCCGGCATCGGTGGCGGGCAATGGCTTGCCATCCAGCAGGACGCGGAAGCGCACCGGCTTTCCTTCCTGGCCCGGTGCCAGCACCAGGTGCAGGTCGCGCGCATGGAACTGGAAGGCGATGCGGCCACCGGACTGCTGCAGCTGCGCAGCCTCGTCGGTAACGGTCCAGCGTCCGGACAGGCCCCACTGGTTCAACGCCAGGCTGGCCGGCAACGTGTAGTCGAACGCGGTGTCGCTGCGCTGCCCACCGGGCGAGGCGAACTGCTCGGCACGGGCGTGGCCCAGATAGGTTTCCGGCGAGCGCAGATTGCCTATGTCGGCCTGCGCAGCCACGCCCTTCAGATCGGCGGCGGCCGGATCGGCCGGCGGCGGCAGGTTCGTCTGGCCGGCCTCGGTCAGCAAGCGACGGATCACCTGTTCCGAGCGCGCATAGTTGCCCTCGCCGAACTGGTGGCCGCGGATGTTGCCCTGCGCATCGACGAAGTACTGCGCCGGCCAGTAGCGGTTGTTGAACGCGCGCCAGATCGTGTACTGGTTGTCCAGCGCCACCGGGTACTCGACCTTCAGCTGCTGCACCGCCTTCATCACATTGCGTGGGTCACGTTCGAAGGCGAACTCCGGCGTGTGCACGCCGACCACCACCAAGCCGTGGTCGCGGTAGCGGCGTTCCCATTCGTGCACGAACGGCATCGCGCGCAGGCAGTTGATGCAGGAGTACGTCCAGAAATCGACCAGTACCACCTTGCCGCGCAACTGCTGGGCCGTCAGCGGTGGGCTGTTGAGCCAGCCGGTGGCACCATCCAGCGCGGGCAGGGTGCCTTCCACTGGCAGCGGTGCACTGGCATTCGCATCGGGGCCCGCCATCATCATCGACGGTGCTGCCGGCTGCGCACCGGGAACGGCATCCAGCAGGCCCTGCTCGATGCGCGCGGTGCTGACCGTAGACAGGCGGGTCAGCAGGCCGGTATCCCAGCCCAGCCCGATCGCCACCACCGCCAGCAGTGCGGCCACGCCCAGTACCTTGCGCAGCACATCGCCGAGGCCGAGCCGCGCCTGCAACGCGCGGAACACGCGGCCACCTACCCATACCGCCAGCGCCAGTGCGGTAATCGCGCCCAGCGCGTAGGCCAGCAGCAGCGTGCTGGTGCCGGCGCTGGCCCCGTGCAGTGCGGCACCGGTCAGCACCAGACCGAGGATCGGACCGGCGCAGGGTGCCCACAGCAGGCCGGTGGCGATGCCGATCAGCAGCGAGGTCCACGCACCGCCACGCCCCGCTGCGTCGGCCGCATCGGCACGCGCGCTCAAGCGGGCACCCACGCGCTGGAACGGCGCCAGCAGATGGTCGGCCAGTCGTGGCCAGAGCAATGCCAGTGCGAACAGCGCCATCAGCAGCAGGGCGATCCAGCGTCCGACCTGGTTGGCCTGTGCCACCCATTGGCTGCCCACCGCAGCCAGGCTGGCGACCACGGTGAAGGTGAGTGCCATGCCCAGCAGCAGCGGCAGCGTGCTGCGCAGGAAGGGGCGGTCGGCACGGGCGAACACGAACGGCAGCACCGGCAGGATGCAGGGACTGAGCAGGGTCAGCGCGCCCCCCAGGTAGGCAAGCAGCAACAGCAGCATCGTCAGGCTCCGGAAGCAGGGGAAGAACCGACCGGCACCCGCCAGCCATCGGCGGTACCGCCCTCAGCGGCACCGGGAACGAACACCATCGCCGCGCCGTTCATGCAGTAGCGAAGTCCGGTTGGGCGGGGCCCGTCGTTGAACACATGGCCGAGGTGGCCACCGCAGCGACGGCAGTGCACCTCCACCCGCAGCATGCCGAAGGTGACGTCGCGGTCTTCGCCGATGGCGTTGTGCAGTGGCGCCCAGAAGCTGGGCCAGCCGGTGCCGCTCTCGAACTTGGTGGAGGAGGAGAACAGCGGCAGCGCACAGCCGGCGCAGGCAAACGTGCCCTGCCGGTGTTCCTTGTTGAGCGGGCTGCTGTACGGGCGCTCGGTCGCCTGCTGGCGCAGCACTGCGTACTGCGCCGGGGTCAGGCGCTGGCGCCAGTCGGCATCGCTGCGCATGACCTCGAACTGTCGCGACGGGCGCGCTTCAGCGGCGGCCGGGGCGGCACGGCTGCAGGCCCCCAGGCCGAGCAGGCCGGCGGCGGTGGCAACACCGCCCAGGCCCAGCAGATGGCGTCGGGTAAGGGACATGGCGGACTCCGGGAAGGGGCGACGGGGCCATGCTGCGCCCGCCCGGGTCAACGAATCCTCACGCAGGATTCAATTTTTCGTGAGGTATCGGCGTCCATCCCGCGCCACAATGCAGCCAGCCTCCCCACTGGCCCCGAGCTGCCGATGTCCACCAAACGCGTGCTGATCGTTGAAGACGATGCCCACATCGCCGACCTGCTGCGGATGCATCTGGGCGATGAGGGCTACGACGTCGCCCATGCCGCCAGCGGCGATGCCGGCCTGCGCCTGCTCGAGCAGGAAGGGCCATGGGATGCGCTGGTGCTGGACGTGATGCTGCCCGGCGTGGACGGCCTGCAGGTGTGCCAGCGTGCACGCGCGATGGCGCGCTATGTGCCGATCATCATCATCAGTGCGCGTGGCAGCGAAACGCAGCGCATCGTCGGCCTGGAACTGGGTGCGGATGATTACCTGGCGAAGCCCTTCTCAATGCCGGAACTGGTGGCCCGCGTGCGTGCGCTGCTGCGCCGGGCCGAGGCGATGGCGCAGAGCGCGCGCATCGATGCCGGCGCGATCGAGCTGGGTGGTCTGCAGCTGGACCCGGTCGCGCGCACCGCGTCGGTGGATGGCAATGCGCTGGAGCTGACCCCGCGCGAGTTCGACCTGCTGCTGTTCTTCGCCCGTCATCCGGACCAGGTGTTCGCGCGCATGGAGCTGCTCAACCAGGTCTGGGGCTACCAGCACGATGGCTACGAGCACACGGTCAACACCCACATCAATCGCCTGCGCAGCAAGATCGAGCCGGACCCGGCCAATCCACGGCGGCTGCTGACGGTGTGGGGCCGTGGCTACAAGCTGGTCGATCCTGCCGGGGCGGCGGCATGATCAAGCCGAACCTGTGGCAGAAGCTGGCGGCGGTGATCGCTGCGCTGATGCTGATGTGCTGCATGGCGTTGCTGGCGCTGCAGATGCGCGCCAACACCCGCCACGAGCAGGAAGTGGTGCAGCGGTTGTCGCTGGGCCTGGCCGAGCACATTGCCCAGCGCAGCGAACTGATGGACACCAGCGGCATGCGTGACGCCGCCGTGCGCGCGCTGTTCGGCCAGCTGATGGCGGTCAACCCCAGCGTCGAGGTCTACCTGCTGGACGACCAGGGCCGCATCCTCGGCCACGATGCGCCAACAGGCCATCTGGTGCGCAACCGGGTGGACGTGGCACCGCTGCGCCGGCTGCTGGCCGGTGCACCGTTGCCGATCCTGGGCGATGACCCGCGCAGCGCGGATGGCCGCAAGGTGTTCAGTGCCGCGCCGCTGATCGTGCAGGGTCGCCAGGCCGGTTATGTGTACGTGGTGCTGGTCGGCGAACACCGTCAGATGCTGTCCGACGACCTTGCCGCCGGCAGCCAGTGGAACACCACGCTGTGGTCGGTGATGCTTGTCGGCAGCCTGGGCCTGCTGGCCGGGCTGGTGGCCTTCTACTGGGTGACGCGCCCGCTGCGGCGGCTGACCCGGCGCATCCAGGCCTTTGACATCGACGCACCCACGCCATTGCCGCCGCCGGAGCCGCTGCGTCCCGGTGAGCGCGACGAGCTGGTGATCCTCGAACACGCACACGCGCAGATGGCGCAGCGGCTCGGCGAGCAGTGGCAGCAGCTGCGCCAGCAGGACCTGCAGCGCCGCGAGCTGGTCGCCAACATCTCGCACGACCTGCGCACGCCGTTGTCGTCGCTGCACGGCTATCTGGAAACGCTGGCGCTGAAGGACGCCACGCTGTCGCCGGACGAGCGCCGCCGCTACCTCGGTATCGCGCTGGCGCAGAGCGCCAAGGTTGGCCGGCTTGCGCGTGCGCTGTTCGAGCTGGCGCGGCTGGAACATGGCGAAGTGCGCCTGGAGTGGGAGGTGTTCGCATTGCCGGAGCTGCTGCAGGACGTGCTGCAGAAATTCGAGCTGGCGGCGCAGGCTCGCAACCAGTACCTGCACGCGGACTTCCCGCCCGGCCTGCCGCTGGTGCGCGCCGATCTGGGCCTGGTCGAGCGGGTGCTGACCAACCTGCTCGACAACGCGCTGCGGCATGCGCCCGACGGTGGGCGGATCGAGGTGTGCCTGCGCGCGACGCCGGACAGCGTGGAGGTGAGCGTGGCCGATGATGGACCTGGTGTTGCCCCTGCACTGCGCACGCAGCTGTTCCAGGCACCGGCCGCGCTGGGCGCGCGACGTGGAGAGAACGGCGGGTTGGGCCTGCTGATCGTGCAGCGCATCGTGCAGTTGCACGGCCGTCGCATCGAACTGCGTGACAGCGAGCGCGGCGCGTTGTTCGCGTTTGCGTTGCCGCGTGCGGAACCAGCGGTCTAGCAGGCCGCATCGCACTCCACGGCAGCGCCGCTTTCCAACGGCAGGTGCAGTCGGATGCAGGCACCACCCAGCTCCGAATCGGTTACTTCGACCTGGCCGCCATGCTTGTCGGCCACCACCTGCACCAGCGCCAGTCCGAGGCCGAAACCGGGGCTACCCGGATCCAGCCGCACATAGGGTTGCAGCACCTGGCCGCGCAGTTCGGGTGCGATGCCGGGGCCATCGTCCTCCACCTGCAGGCACAGCCAGCCGTCGTTGACCGTGCTGGCGATACGGATCTGCCGCCGCGCATAGCGCAGGGCATTGCCGAGCAGATTGCGCAATGCCAGTTCCAGCATGTGCCGGTTGACGTTGACCAGGCCCGCCGGCGACAGCATCTGCTGTACCGGCATCGGCAGCGGTGCGAACTGGGCCACCACGCCACGTACCAGTGCCGCCAGCTGCAGGCGCTGGCGGGTCAGCTGATGGCAGCGGCCGAGCGCGGCGTACTCGACGCCGGCATCGGTGAGGTGCTGCAGCCGATCGACATCAGTGCGCAGGCCGCCCAAGGCATCACGCTGGATCTCGTCCAGCGCGGTGTCCTCCAGGTCGGCCAGGCCGAAACGCATCCGCGCCAGCGGCGTGCGGACTTCGTGCGCCACTGCCTGGGCCAGCACGCGCTGGCTTTCCAGCAACTGCTGCAGCTGCTCGGCCATGTGATTGAAGGCATTGGCCAGCGGCCGTACCAGCGCTGTGCCGGCGCGCGGGGCGCGCGTGTCCAGCTGTCCGTCGCGCATCTGCCGGGCGGCCTGTGCCAGCTGCGAGACGTCGCGCCACAGGCGGTAGACCATCACGTACATCGGCAGCGCCACGGCCACCATCAGGATCAGCAGCAGGATCGCCACGCCTGACACTTCGCTGTCCTGCCAGCCCTCGTCAGGCAGCGCTTCGTCCAACGGCCCAAGCATCACCGCGTAGTCGCTGTCGCCGATCCGCTGCAGGCTGCGCATGTGCTCCAGGTCGATCTGCACCCGGCCGTTGCTGAAGGGGGGGCGCTGGCTGGCCGGCAGCGCCTTCATCGCCTCTGCCAACGGCACCATGCGCAGGGCATAGGCGAAGTCGGCGTCCAGTTCGCGCGCCAGCGTCGGCCACTGCTCGCGGGGGGTTTCGGCGAAGCGGTGCTGCAGCAGGGCATGGGTGCCACGCATTTCGGCCTGCAGTCCGGCTTCGGTGCGGTCTTCCAGCAGCGCATCCCAGGCCCACAGTCCCAGCACGATCAGCAACAGATGGGCAACCAGGAAGCCGATGCCGTAGCGGAGGAAGTGGAAGGCGTGGCCGCGCATCGCCGAGGGCGTACGCTTCATCCCCATGCCGAGCGGCTGAACAGGTAGCCGCGGCCGCGCACGGTCTTGATCCGTTCCGGCTGCTCCGGGTTGTCGCCCAGCTTGCGGCGCAGGCGCGAGATGCGGGCATCGATTGAACGGTCCAGACCGTCGAAGGCGATCCCGCGCAGGCCGCGCAGCAGCGCATCGCGGTCCAGGATCTGGCCAGCATTGCTGGCCAGCAGGAACAGCAGGTCGAACTCGGCAGTGGTGAGCTCCAGCAGCGCGCCCTGCAGTTGCACGTTGCGGGTGGACGGATCGATGCTCAGCTCGCCGAAGCGGAGGCTGCCGTCGCGTGGTTCGACCCGGCGGTGACGGCGCAGGTGGGCGCGCAGGCGGGCCAGCAGCACCCGTGGTTCGATCGGCTTGCCGATGTAATCATCGGCGCCCAGTTCCAGTCCCAGCACCTGGTCGATGTTGTCGGTGCGGGCGGTCAGCACGCAGATGATGCCGTCATAGTGGGGGCGGATCTGCCGACACACTTCGAAACCATCCTGGTCGGGCAGGCCGACATCGAGCAGGACCAGGGCGGGCTTGTCGGCCAGGATCCGGGCCACCGCACGCTCACCGCTGCGCTCGTGGGCTACCTGGTAGCCATGCCGCTGCAGATAGTCGCTGACCATCGTACCCAGGCGGGCATCGTCTTCGACCAGTACGATATCCAGCATTTTCAAGGCCTCCGTGGACGCACACGTACCGCCACGGCACGAGCGCGGCGATGCTATCCCAGCCTTCGGGCCGCCCGGGTCCCGGGGGCGGGC includes the following:
- the msrA gene encoding peptide-methionine (S)-S-oxide reductase MsrA: MKFSFEQGIAAGVAGLVATALIAGVLLVDHGAIAAPVEASAQTQALPVPTGDAAFRDDATHASVVFAGGCFWGVQGVFQHVKGVSNAVSGYIGGSAANARYERVSSGQTGHAEAVKVDYDPRQVSYGQLMQVFFSVVHDPTQLNRQGPDHGSQYRSAIFTDDARQQAASRAYIAQLGQAGSFRAPIVTQLVSGQRFYPAESYHQNYMTNYPQAAYIRYYDAPKLAALGRQFPGLYRRDAVLVPMR
- a CDS encoding cytochrome c biogenesis protein DipZ; translation: MLLLLLAYLGGALTLLSPCILPVLPFVFARADRPFLRSTLPLLLGMALTFTVVASLAAVGSQWVAQANQVGRWIALLLMALFALALLWPRLADHLLAPFQRVGARLSARADAADAAGRGGAWTSLLIGIATGLLWAPCAGPILGLVLTGAALHGASAGTSTLLLAYALGAITALALAVWVGGRVFRALQARLGLGDVLRKVLGVAALLAVVAIGLGWDTGLLTRLSTVSTARIEQGLLDAVPGAQPAAPSMMMAGPDANASAPLPVEGTLPALDGATGWLNSPPLTAQQLRGKVVLVDFWTYSCINCLRAMPFVHEWERRYRDHGLVVVGVHTPEFAFERDPRNVMKAVQQLKVEYPVALDNQYTIWRAFNNRYWPAQYFVDAQGNIRGHQFGEGNYARSEQVIRRLLTEAGQTNLPPPADPAAADLKGVAAQADIGNLRSPETYLGHARAEQFASPGGQRSDTAFDYTLPASLALNQWGLSGRWTVTDEAAQLQQSGGRIAFQFHARDLHLVLAPGQEGKPVRFRVLLDGKPLPATDAGTDVGADGSGVVDEHRLYQLVRQRGTVSPHRFEIEFLDAGVQAYAFTFG
- the msrB gene encoding peptide-methionine (R)-S-oxide reductase MsrB codes for the protein MSLTRRHLLGLGGVATAAGLLGLGACSRAAPAAAEARPSRQFEVMRSDADWRQRLTPAQYAVLRQQATERPYSSPLNKEHRQGTFACAGCALPLFSSSTKFESGTGWPSFWAPLHNAIGEDRDVTFGMLRVEVHCRRCGGHLGHVFNDGPRPTGLRYCMNGAAMVFVPGAAEGGTADGWRVPVGSSPASGA
- a CDS encoding response regulator transcription factor, which translates into the protein MSTKRVLIVEDDAHIADLLRMHLGDEGYDVAHAASGDAGLRLLEQEGPWDALVLDVMLPGVDGLQVCQRARAMARYVPIIIISARGSETQRIVGLELGADDYLAKPFSMPELVARVRALLRRAEAMAQSARIDAGAIELGGLQLDPVARTASVDGNALELTPREFDLLLFFARHPDQVFARMELLNQVWGYQHDGYEHTVNTHINRLRSKIEPDPANPRRLLTVWGRGYKLVDPAGAAA
- a CDS encoding sensor histidine kinase, producing MIKPNLWQKLAAVIAALMLMCCMALLALQMRANTRHEQEVVQRLSLGLAEHIAQRSELMDTSGMRDAAVRALFGQLMAVNPSVEVYLLDDQGRILGHDAPTGHLVRNRVDVAPLRRLLAGAPLPILGDDPRSADGRKVFSAAPLIVQGRQAGYVYVVLVGEHRQMLSDDLAAGSQWNTTLWSVMLVGSLGLLAGLVAFYWVTRPLRRLTRRIQAFDIDAPTPLPPPEPLRPGERDELVILEHAHAQMAQRLGEQWQQLRQQDLQRRELVANISHDLRTPLSSLHGYLETLALKDATLSPDERRRYLGIALAQSAKVGRLARALFELARLEHGEVRLEWEVFALPELLQDVLQKFELAAQARNQYLHADFPPGLPLVRADLGLVERVLTNLLDNALRHAPDGGRIEVCLRATPDSVEVSVADDGPGVAPALRTQLFQAPAALGARRGENGGLGLLIVQRIVQLHGRRIELRDSERGALFAFALPRAEPAV
- a CDS encoding ATP-binding protein, which produces MKRTPSAMRGHAFHFLRYGIGFLVAHLLLIVLGLWAWDALLEDRTEAGLQAEMRGTHALLQHRFAETPREQWPTLARELDADFAYALRMVPLAEAMKALPASQRPPFSNGRVQIDLEHMRSLQRIGDSDYAVMLGPLDEALPDEGWQDSEVSGVAILLLILMVAVALPMYVMVYRLWRDVSQLAQAARQMRDGQLDTRAPRAGTALVRPLANAFNHMAEQLQQLLESQRVLAQAVAHEVRTPLARMRFGLADLEDTALDEIQRDALGGLRTDVDRLQHLTDAGVEYAALGRCHQLTRQRLQLAALVRGVVAQFAPLPMPVQQMLSPAGLVNVNRHMLELALRNLLGNALRYARRQIRIASTVNDGWLCLQVEDDGPGIAPELRGQVLQPYVRLDPGSPGFGLGLALVQVVADKHGGQVEVTDSELGGACIRLHLPLESGAAVECDAAC
- a CDS encoding winged helix-turn-helix domain-containing protein → MLDIVLVEDDARLGTMVSDYLQRHGYQVAHERSGERAVARILADKPALVLLDVGLPDQDGFEVCRQIRPHYDGIICVLTARTDNIDQVLGLELGADDYIGKPIEPRVLLARLRAHLRRHRRVEPRDGSLRFGELSIDPSTRNVQLQGALLELTTAEFDLLFLLASNAGQILDRDALLRGLRGIAFDGLDRSIDARISRLRRKLGDNPEQPERIKTVRGRGYLFSRSAWG